From one Thunnus maccoyii chromosome 6, fThuMac1.1, whole genome shotgun sequence genomic stretch:
- the LOC121898642 gene encoding protein Atg16l2 isoform X1, whose protein sequence is MTDAAGESERSGRGQAPGGDGRSPAPGGGDGRSPAPGGDGRSPGPGGGGRSPGPGGGGRSPAPGGGSWKRHIVRQLKHRDLNQHDMFQDLIRFYTQLLQRTCLTKGILSCSVRQPSCDSSSSSISSLLLQNDQLKKTTGELAYQLLELQQQIQIKQCVLEEQRARLGEEERRLAGAFDVRQELQGRVERVQEENGALKTEYDALLERQRRAESSLREEKVKEGHLLEDMIHLKQQAAARMNSRNERRSRAREANLRKELQTAARSKVTIDSSSSAPTSRSTSPKNESTERQHTRLFRSASATSPRILKSIKELFDRKRRGHSVCSLEEDLLCPVGICLSARVPVRALQVLEAHEQGINAVRFSRSSDLLATGGTDRVIKLWEVRAGLLTHRATLDGSTEGITCVEFDPTGLRILAASYDKSALLWRLDDSVPKLTLTGHSRKVTAARFSGLHQVVTGSADRTIRLWDLQRAACVQEVEVASYCSDLVCSENCIISGHYDSKIRVWDTRTVSCVQELPAQGKVTSLDISSDQRQLLSCCRDDCLQLVDLRRRSNDRMCFRADGFKCGSDSTKAVISPDGCFLAAGSADGTVYIWNVTNGNLETRLLDKHSSSISAVSWSLSGEYVVSVDKSRRAVLWSDI, encoded by the exons ATGACAGATGCAGCCGGAGAGTCCGAGCGGAGCGGCCGGGGGCAGGCTCCGGGAG GAGACGGTCGGTCCCCGGCtccaggaggaggagacggTCGGTCCCCGGCTCCGGGAGGGGACGGTCGGTCTCCGGGTCCGGGAGGCGGCGGTCGGTCTCCGGGTCCGGGAGGCGGCGGTCGGTCCCCGGCTCCGGGAGGAGGCAGTTGGAAGAGACATATCGTCCGTCAGCTGAAGCACCGAGACCTGAACCAGCACGACATGTTCCAGGACCTGATCCGCTTCT aCACTCAGCTGCTTCAGAGAACCTGTCTGACTAAAGGCATCCTGAGCTGCTCTGTCAG ACAGCCCTcctgtgacagcagcagcagctccatctcctctctgctcctccagAACGACCAGCTGAAGAAGACGACAGGCGAG TTGGCCTATcagctgctggagctgcagcagcagattcAAATCAAACAATGTGTCCTGGAGGAGCAGCGAGCCAg GCTCGGCGAGGAAGAGCGTCGGCTGGCGGGTGCGTTCGATGTCCGTCAGGAGCTGCAGGGGCGGGTGGAGCGGGTTCAGGAAGAGAACGGGGCATTGAAGACGGAGTACGACGCCCTGCTGGAGCGACAGAGACGGGCCGAGTCGAGTCTGAGGGAGGAGAAGGTGAAAGAAGGACACCTGCTGGAAGACATGATCCACCTGAAACAACAAGCCGCCGCTCGCATGAACAGCCGCAACGAGAGACGCTCCAG AGCTCGAGAAGCTAACCTGCGGAAAGAGCTGCAGACGGCTgccaggtcaaaggtcaccatCGACAG ctcGTCCAGCGCTCCGACCTCCAGATCAACGTCTCCAAAGAACGAGTCCACCGAGAGACAACACACCCGCCTCTTCAG GTCAGCGTCAGCGACGTCACCGAGGATCCTCAAGTCCATCAAAGAGCTGTTTGA CAGGAAGAGGCGGGGTcactctgtctgcagtctggaGGAGGATCTGTTGTGTCCAGTAGGAATCTGTCTGTCAGCCAGAGTCCCTGTTAGAGCTCTGCAAGTCCTG gaGGCCCATGAGCAAGGCATTAACGCTGTGAGGTTCAGCCGCAGCTCGGACCTGCTGGCCACCGGAGGAACAGACCGAGTCATCAAACTGTGGGAGGTCCGAGCAG gctTGCTGACCCACAGAGCGACTCTGGACGGCAGCACAGAGGGCATCACCTGCGTCGAGTTTGACCCAACA gGTTTGAGGATCCTCGCTGCGTCATACGATAAGTCAGCTTTGTTGTGGCGCCTGGATGACTCTGTTCCCAAG CTGACTCTGACAGGTCACAGCAGGAAGGTGACGGCAGCGAGGTTCAGTGGTCTTCATCAGGTGGTGACGGGCAGCGCAGACAGAACCATCAGACTATGGGACCTTCAGAGAGCTGCCT GTGTCCAGGAAGTTGAAGTGGCGTCGTACTGCAGTGACCTGGTCTGCTCTGAAAACTGCATCATCAGCGGACACTACGACTCCAAGATCAGAGTCTGGGACACCAG GACTGTCAGCTGCGTTCAGGAGCTTCCCGCTCAGGGTAAAGTCACGTCATTGGACATCAGCTCCGACCAGCGCCAGCTGCTCAGCTGTTGCCGTGACGACTGCCTCCAGCTGGTCGACCTGAGGAGGCGGAGCAATGACCGCATGTGCTTCAG agCTGACGGCTTTAAATGTGGCAGCGACAGCACCAAAGCTGTGATCAG tccAGACGGCTGCTTCCTGGCGGCCGGATCAGCAGACGGCACCGTCTACATCTGGAACGTCACCAACGGCAACCTGGAGACACGCCTACTAGACAAACACAG CTCGTCCATCAGCGCCGTGTCCTGGTCTCTGTCCGGCGAGTATGTCGTCAGCGTGGACAAGAGTAGGCGGGCCGTCCTCTGGAGTGACATCTGA
- the LOC121898642 gene encoding protein Atg16l2 isoform X3: MTDAAGESERSGRGQAPGGDGRSPAPGGGGRSPAPGGDGRSPGPGGGSWKRHIVRQLKHRDLNQHDMFQDLIRFYTQLLQRTCLTKGILSCSVRQPSCDSSSSSISSLLLQNDQLKKTTGELAYQLLELQQQIQIKQCVLEEQRARLGEEERRLAGAFDVRQELQGRVERVQEENGALKTEYDALLERQRRAESSLREEKVKEGHLLEDMIHLKQQAAARMNSRNERRSRAREANLRKELQTAARSKVTIDSSSSAPTSRSTSPKNESTERQHTRLFRSASATSPRILKSIKELFDRKRRGHSVCSLEEDLLCPVGICLSARVPVRALQVLEAHEQGINAVRFSRSSDLLATGGTDRVIKLWEVRAGLLTHRATLDGSTEGITCVEFDPTGLRILAASYDKSALLWRLDDSVPKLTLTGHSRKVTAARFSGLHQVVTGSADRTIRLWDLQRAACVQEVEVASYCSDLVCSENCIISGHYDSKIRVWDTRTVSCVQELPAQGKVTSLDISSDQRQLLSCCRDDCLQLVDLRRRSNDRMCFRADGFKCGSDSTKAVISPDGCFLAAGSADGTVYIWNVTNGNLETRLLDKHSSSISAVSWSLSGEYVVSVDKSRRAVLWSDI; this comes from the exons ATGACAGATGCAGCCGGAGAGTCCGAGCGGAGCGGCCGGGGGCAGGCTCCGGGAGGAGACGGTCGGTCCCCGGCTCCGGGAGGCGGCGGTCGGTCCCCGGCTCCGGGAGGAGACGGTCGGTCTCCGGGTCCGGGAG GAGGCAGTTGGAAGAGACATATCGTCCGTCAGCTGAAGCACCGAGACCTGAACCAGCACGACATGTTCCAGGACCTGATCCGCTTCT aCACTCAGCTGCTTCAGAGAACCTGTCTGACTAAAGGCATCCTGAGCTGCTCTGTCAG ACAGCCCTcctgtgacagcagcagcagctccatctcctctctgctcctccagAACGACCAGCTGAAGAAGACGACAGGCGAG TTGGCCTATcagctgctggagctgcagcagcagattcAAATCAAACAATGTGTCCTGGAGGAGCAGCGAGCCAg GCTCGGCGAGGAAGAGCGTCGGCTGGCGGGTGCGTTCGATGTCCGTCAGGAGCTGCAGGGGCGGGTGGAGCGGGTTCAGGAAGAGAACGGGGCATTGAAGACGGAGTACGACGCCCTGCTGGAGCGACAGAGACGGGCCGAGTCGAGTCTGAGGGAGGAGAAGGTGAAAGAAGGACACCTGCTGGAAGACATGATCCACCTGAAACAACAAGCCGCCGCTCGCATGAACAGCCGCAACGAGAGACGCTCCAG AGCTCGAGAAGCTAACCTGCGGAAAGAGCTGCAGACGGCTgccaggtcaaaggtcaccatCGACAG ctcGTCCAGCGCTCCGACCTCCAGATCAACGTCTCCAAAGAACGAGTCCACCGAGAGACAACACACCCGCCTCTTCAG GTCAGCGTCAGCGACGTCACCGAGGATCCTCAAGTCCATCAAAGAGCTGTTTGA CAGGAAGAGGCGGGGTcactctgtctgcagtctggaGGAGGATCTGTTGTGTCCAGTAGGAATCTGTCTGTCAGCCAGAGTCCCTGTTAGAGCTCTGCAAGTCCTG gaGGCCCATGAGCAAGGCATTAACGCTGTGAGGTTCAGCCGCAGCTCGGACCTGCTGGCCACCGGAGGAACAGACCGAGTCATCAAACTGTGGGAGGTCCGAGCAG gctTGCTGACCCACAGAGCGACTCTGGACGGCAGCACAGAGGGCATCACCTGCGTCGAGTTTGACCCAACA gGTTTGAGGATCCTCGCTGCGTCATACGATAAGTCAGCTTTGTTGTGGCGCCTGGATGACTCTGTTCCCAAG CTGACTCTGACAGGTCACAGCAGGAAGGTGACGGCAGCGAGGTTCAGTGGTCTTCATCAGGTGGTGACGGGCAGCGCAGACAGAACCATCAGACTATGGGACCTTCAGAGAGCTGCCT GTGTCCAGGAAGTTGAAGTGGCGTCGTACTGCAGTGACCTGGTCTGCTCTGAAAACTGCATCATCAGCGGACACTACGACTCCAAGATCAGAGTCTGGGACACCAG GACTGTCAGCTGCGTTCAGGAGCTTCCCGCTCAGGGTAAAGTCACGTCATTGGACATCAGCTCCGACCAGCGCCAGCTGCTCAGCTGTTGCCGTGACGACTGCCTCCAGCTGGTCGACCTGAGGAGGCGGAGCAATGACCGCATGTGCTTCAG agCTGACGGCTTTAAATGTGGCAGCGACAGCACCAAAGCTGTGATCAG tccAGACGGCTGCTTCCTGGCGGCCGGATCAGCAGACGGCACCGTCTACATCTGGAACGTCACCAACGGCAACCTGGAGACACGCCTACTAGACAAACACAG CTCGTCCATCAGCGCCGTGTCCTGGTCTCTGTCCGGCGAGTATGTCGTCAGCGTGGACAAGAGTAGGCGGGCCGTCCTCTGGAGTGACATCTGA
- the LOC121898642 gene encoding protein Atg16l2 isoform X4: MLFRFLCAVTHVADRSAAAGGSSVPDTQLLQRTCLTKGILSCSVRQPSCDSSSSSISSLLLQNDQLKKTTGELAYQLLELQQQIQIKQCVLEEQRARLGEEERRLAGAFDVRQELQGRVERVQEENGALKTEYDALLERQRRAESSLREEKVKEGHLLEDMIHLKQQAAARMNSRNERRSRAREANLRKELQTAARSKVTIDSSSSAPTSRSTSPKNESTERQHTRLFRSASATSPRILKSIKELFDRKRRGHSVCSLEEDLLCPVGICLSARVPVRALQVLEAHEQGINAVRFSRSSDLLATGGTDRVIKLWEVRAGLLTHRATLDGSTEGITCVEFDPTGLRILAASYDKSALLWRLDDSVPKLTLTGHSRKVTAARFSGLHQVVTGSADRTIRLWDLQRAACVQEVEVASYCSDLVCSENCIISGHYDSKIRVWDTRTVSCVQELPAQGKVTSLDISSDQRQLLSCCRDDCLQLVDLRRRSNDRMCFRADGFKCGSDSTKAVISPDGCFLAAGSADGTVYIWNVTNGNLETRLLDKHSSSISAVSWSLSGEYVVSVDKSRRAVLWSDI, translated from the exons ATGTTGTTCCGCTTCCTCTGTGCGGTGACTCACGTAGCAGATcggtctgctgctgctggtggctCATCTGTTCCAG aCACTCAGCTGCTTCAGAGAACCTGTCTGACTAAAGGCATCCTGAGCTGCTCTGTCAG ACAGCCCTcctgtgacagcagcagcagctccatctcctctctgctcctccagAACGACCAGCTGAAGAAGACGACAGGCGAG TTGGCCTATcagctgctggagctgcagcagcagattcAAATCAAACAATGTGTCCTGGAGGAGCAGCGAGCCAg GCTCGGCGAGGAAGAGCGTCGGCTGGCGGGTGCGTTCGATGTCCGTCAGGAGCTGCAGGGGCGGGTGGAGCGGGTTCAGGAAGAGAACGGGGCATTGAAGACGGAGTACGACGCCCTGCTGGAGCGACAGAGACGGGCCGAGTCGAGTCTGAGGGAGGAGAAGGTGAAAGAAGGACACCTGCTGGAAGACATGATCCACCTGAAACAACAAGCCGCCGCTCGCATGAACAGCCGCAACGAGAGACGCTCCAG AGCTCGAGAAGCTAACCTGCGGAAAGAGCTGCAGACGGCTgccaggtcaaaggtcaccatCGACAG ctcGTCCAGCGCTCCGACCTCCAGATCAACGTCTCCAAAGAACGAGTCCACCGAGAGACAACACACCCGCCTCTTCAG GTCAGCGTCAGCGACGTCACCGAGGATCCTCAAGTCCATCAAAGAGCTGTTTGA CAGGAAGAGGCGGGGTcactctgtctgcagtctggaGGAGGATCTGTTGTGTCCAGTAGGAATCTGTCTGTCAGCCAGAGTCCCTGTTAGAGCTCTGCAAGTCCTG gaGGCCCATGAGCAAGGCATTAACGCTGTGAGGTTCAGCCGCAGCTCGGACCTGCTGGCCACCGGAGGAACAGACCGAGTCATCAAACTGTGGGAGGTCCGAGCAG gctTGCTGACCCACAGAGCGACTCTGGACGGCAGCACAGAGGGCATCACCTGCGTCGAGTTTGACCCAACA gGTTTGAGGATCCTCGCTGCGTCATACGATAAGTCAGCTTTGTTGTGGCGCCTGGATGACTCTGTTCCCAAG CTGACTCTGACAGGTCACAGCAGGAAGGTGACGGCAGCGAGGTTCAGTGGTCTTCATCAGGTGGTGACGGGCAGCGCAGACAGAACCATCAGACTATGGGACCTTCAGAGAGCTGCCT GTGTCCAGGAAGTTGAAGTGGCGTCGTACTGCAGTGACCTGGTCTGCTCTGAAAACTGCATCATCAGCGGACACTACGACTCCAAGATCAGAGTCTGGGACACCAG GACTGTCAGCTGCGTTCAGGAGCTTCCCGCTCAGGGTAAAGTCACGTCATTGGACATCAGCTCCGACCAGCGCCAGCTGCTCAGCTGTTGCCGTGACGACTGCCTCCAGCTGGTCGACCTGAGGAGGCGGAGCAATGACCGCATGTGCTTCAG agCTGACGGCTTTAAATGTGGCAGCGACAGCACCAAAGCTGTGATCAG tccAGACGGCTGCTTCCTGGCGGCCGGATCAGCAGACGGCACCGTCTACATCTGGAACGTCACCAACGGCAACCTGGAGACACGCCTACTAGACAAACACAG CTCGTCCATCAGCGCCGTGTCCTGGTCTCTGTCCGGCGAGTATGTCGTCAGCGTGGACAAGAGTAGGCGGGCCGTCCTCTGGAGTGACATCTGA
- the LOC121898642 gene encoding protein Atg16l2 isoform X2, with protein MTDAAGESERSGRGQAPGGDGRSPAPGGGDGRSPAPGGDGRSPGPGGGGRSPGPGGGGRSPAPGGGSWKRHIVRQLKHRDLNQHDMFQDLIRFYTQLLQRTCLTKGILSCSVRQPSCDSSSSSISSLLLQNDQLKKTTGELAYQLLELQQQIQIKQCVLEEQRARLGEEERRLAGAFDVRQELQGRVERVQEENGALKTEYDALLERQRRAESSLREEKVKEGHLLEDMIHLKQQAAARMNSRNERRSRAREANLRKELQTAARSKVTIDSSSSAPTSRSTSPKNESTERQHTRLFRSASATSPRILKSIKELFEKRRGHSVCSLEEDLLCPVGICLSARVPVRALQVLEAHEQGINAVRFSRSSDLLATGGTDRVIKLWEVRAGLLTHRATLDGSTEGITCVEFDPTGLRILAASYDKSALLWRLDDSVPKLTLTGHSRKVTAARFSGLHQVVTGSADRTIRLWDLQRAACVQEVEVASYCSDLVCSENCIISGHYDSKIRVWDTRTVSCVQELPAQGKVTSLDISSDQRQLLSCCRDDCLQLVDLRRRSNDRMCFRADGFKCGSDSTKAVISPDGCFLAAGSADGTVYIWNVTNGNLETRLLDKHSSSISAVSWSLSGEYVVSVDKSRRAVLWSDI; from the exons ATGACAGATGCAGCCGGAGAGTCCGAGCGGAGCGGCCGGGGGCAGGCTCCGGGAG GAGACGGTCGGTCCCCGGCtccaggaggaggagacggTCGGTCCCCGGCTCCGGGAGGGGACGGTCGGTCTCCGGGTCCGGGAGGCGGCGGTCGGTCTCCGGGTCCGGGAGGCGGCGGTCGGTCCCCGGCTCCGGGAGGAGGCAGTTGGAAGAGACATATCGTCCGTCAGCTGAAGCACCGAGACCTGAACCAGCACGACATGTTCCAGGACCTGATCCGCTTCT aCACTCAGCTGCTTCAGAGAACCTGTCTGACTAAAGGCATCCTGAGCTGCTCTGTCAG ACAGCCCTcctgtgacagcagcagcagctccatctcctctctgctcctccagAACGACCAGCTGAAGAAGACGACAGGCGAG TTGGCCTATcagctgctggagctgcagcagcagattcAAATCAAACAATGTGTCCTGGAGGAGCAGCGAGCCAg GCTCGGCGAGGAAGAGCGTCGGCTGGCGGGTGCGTTCGATGTCCGTCAGGAGCTGCAGGGGCGGGTGGAGCGGGTTCAGGAAGAGAACGGGGCATTGAAGACGGAGTACGACGCCCTGCTGGAGCGACAGAGACGGGCCGAGTCGAGTCTGAGGGAGGAGAAGGTGAAAGAAGGACACCTGCTGGAAGACATGATCCACCTGAAACAACAAGCCGCCGCTCGCATGAACAGCCGCAACGAGAGACGCTCCAG AGCTCGAGAAGCTAACCTGCGGAAAGAGCTGCAGACGGCTgccaggtcaaaggtcaccatCGACAG ctcGTCCAGCGCTCCGACCTCCAGATCAACGTCTCCAAAGAACGAGTCCACCGAGAGACAACACACCCGCCTCTTCAG GTCAGCGTCAGCGACGTCACCGAGGATCCTCAAGTCCATCAAAGAGCTGTTTGA GAAGAGGCGGGGTcactctgtctgcagtctggaGGAGGATCTGTTGTGTCCAGTAGGAATCTGTCTGTCAGCCAGAGTCCCTGTTAGAGCTCTGCAAGTCCTG gaGGCCCATGAGCAAGGCATTAACGCTGTGAGGTTCAGCCGCAGCTCGGACCTGCTGGCCACCGGAGGAACAGACCGAGTCATCAAACTGTGGGAGGTCCGAGCAG gctTGCTGACCCACAGAGCGACTCTGGACGGCAGCACAGAGGGCATCACCTGCGTCGAGTTTGACCCAACA gGTTTGAGGATCCTCGCTGCGTCATACGATAAGTCAGCTTTGTTGTGGCGCCTGGATGACTCTGTTCCCAAG CTGACTCTGACAGGTCACAGCAGGAAGGTGACGGCAGCGAGGTTCAGTGGTCTTCATCAGGTGGTGACGGGCAGCGCAGACAGAACCATCAGACTATGGGACCTTCAGAGAGCTGCCT GTGTCCAGGAAGTTGAAGTGGCGTCGTACTGCAGTGACCTGGTCTGCTCTGAAAACTGCATCATCAGCGGACACTACGACTCCAAGATCAGAGTCTGGGACACCAG GACTGTCAGCTGCGTTCAGGAGCTTCCCGCTCAGGGTAAAGTCACGTCATTGGACATCAGCTCCGACCAGCGCCAGCTGCTCAGCTGTTGCCGTGACGACTGCCTCCAGCTGGTCGACCTGAGGAGGCGGAGCAATGACCGCATGTGCTTCAG agCTGACGGCTTTAAATGTGGCAGCGACAGCACCAAAGCTGTGATCAG tccAGACGGCTGCTTCCTGGCGGCCGGATCAGCAGACGGCACCGTCTACATCTGGAACGTCACCAACGGCAACCTGGAGACACGCCTACTAGACAAACACAG CTCGTCCATCAGCGCCGTGTCCTGGTCTCTGTCCGGCGAGTATGTCGTCAGCGTGGACAAGAGTAGGCGGGCCGTCCTCTGGAGTGACATCTGA